Below is a window of Deltaproteobacteria bacterium DNA.
TTGGAAATGCTGGGGCTTTCGGGATTCGAGGACAGGATCACCTACAAGCTTTCGGGAGGGGAAAAAAAACTCGTGGCCCTGGGAACCATCCTGGCCATGAAACCGCGGGTCCTGCTTCTCGATGAACCCACCACCGCCCTGGATCCCGAGACAACGGAGCGAATCATTCAGATCCTAAAGGAGATCGATGTCTCCTACGTCTTTATATCCCACAACATGGACTTTCTCCTCCAGATGGCGGACAAGATCTACGGAATGGAAAACGGGCGCCTGATCTTAGAAGAGGACAGCATCCCCCACACCCACGTTCACGTCCATCCATCCGGCCGTATTCAACATACCCATTCCGGAGGGGATATGCATTAACCGGTCAACGGCAACACAACAAATGATCCCGCGGGCCAGATTTACAGCCTCTGCCGGCTTGAACCCATCGAAATGCCGAGCCGATTCAAAAAGCACTGTCCACTTTTTCAGGGGAAATCCAGTTCGTTGTTCGGTGTGCCCACATTTTTGAGGAAAGACCAACTTCCCAGACTAAAAACCCCTAAAGGCATGAGACCACCATATATTGCACCGCTTTTTTCTTGACTCACAATGGCCCTTTCTTTATATTTTTTCAAAAAAAGCAATGGCTTACCTCTAAAAGAGACTTTAAGATCGTAGAATCAGAAAGGCTTGAGGGTGATCTTCCCCTACTTATTAGCAGCAGTCAGAAAGCACAGGAAATGCTTGGGTAGGCACCGGAGTTTTCAGATATAGATGCCATTATTGAAACGGCATGACGGTGGCATACTCGATGAGTCATCTAATATCATAACGTAAAGGAATTGCTTAATGCAAGACCAACTCGAAAGAGGCGAAGCGCTTTTTGCCGAAGGGAAACTCGATGAAGCCGAAAAGTGTTTTTTGTCAGTCATAGAAAAGGACCCCAACAATAAAGAGGCGCATAATAACCTCGGGGTCATAGCTTTTCAAAGACAAGATATAAAAAAAGCACAGAACTATTTTTTGACTGCGCTCAAACTCGATCCCTTTTATCAAGATGCTATTGATAATCTTATCGCTCTGAGAGGGGGAGACGACGAAACCGCGAAAGAGACCGGGACAGTCAATTTTACTAACACGCTAAGGAAACATGTCAGAATCGTAAACAACAGAAAAATTTTCATAGTCGACTACTGTAGAGGCAAACATGTCCTGCATATTGGGTGCGTTGATAGAGGGTTGGTAAGACAAAGACTCAAAGACACCACACATCTTCATCACCAATTATCGCTGGTTGCAAAGAGACTAATAGGCATCGATGTTGATAAAGCGGGCATTGATCTCTTGAGACGAGTTGGATTTAGCCAGGTTTATGTGGTAGACGTAGAAAACGAGATCATTCCTGCAAACCTCATGAAAGATATCGAAGTAATTGTCATTCCTGAAGTCATGGAACACCTCTCCAATCCCGGCAACTTTCTGGACAATTTAAAAAGGTTAGACTTTTCAGGCGACATTATCGTAAGCGTCCCTAACGCGTTTTCATATCGTGTTGTTACATTAGTCAAAGACAATAACATTGAACTTGTTCATCCGGATCATAATTTCTACTTCTCACCGACAACCCTTGAGACACTGTTGAGAAAACACGGTTTTAAGACCATCGATCAAATCCTTTACTATTGGCCCACCGACGATGCTTTAGGTCATGAGTTGCGCAATGTATTGAAGCAGTCCCCCTATTTGGCGGAAGGACTTATCAGCCTGGTTAAGGACAGTCGATATTCCGAATAGGTCTCTCAGAGACCTCATTGATAGATGACTCACAAGACCCTCGTAACACAAATCGAACCTCCCTAAATTATGGGGGGAGGTGACTACTTTTATCGCACCTATGTGCCTGGATTGACGATGCCCCAGGAAGACGGCTGGGTCCCCTGGTCCAACATTATAGACGTCCTTCGGAACGGCCGGCCTCTTGATCCCAAACGCAACAAACCCTGAACCCCGACCTTTCCCGGTCCCCTTGCCAAACCAAAACCAGCCATCTTGCACCTTTTGCAATCTCTTCTGGGATTGCCCCGGCCGGGGCCGCTTTTTTATGGGAAATCAGTTCGTTGTTCAGTGTGCCCACATTTTTGGGAAAAATTCACCTTAATTTTTTCACCATAATTCCCAAATAGTCCTGACAAAATTTGAGTAGAGTCTAAATTAGTCGCATGAGATATTTGGCTCCATGGGTCATAGATGATTTAAAACGCAAAATGGTATTTATTGGCGGACCGCGCCAGGTAGGTAAGACCACCCTTGCCCGGTTTTTGCTGCAAAAGCATTTTCCTAAGGGCAGGTATTTCAACTGGGATTTTGATGAAGATCGGCAGGATATCCTGAAAAAACGTTGGCGGGATGATAGTCCGCTTCTGATCTTTGATGAGCTTCACAAGTACCCCCATTGGAAACAGTGGATAAAAGGCATTTATGACGTTCTGGGAGAAAATCATCGTATCCTGGTATCGGGGTCTGCACGGCTCGATGTATACAGGAGGGGAGGAGATTCCCTGATAGGCCGCTATCATTACTGGAGATTGCACCCGTTTTCCCTGGATGAAAGACCTGCCGGCATGTCGTGCCAAGAAGCCTTCGGGCGCTTGATGGCAGTTGGGGGATTTCCAGAGCCTTTCCTCGATGGCAGCGAACACTTTGCAAGACGCTGGCGTCGGGAACGATTCAGCCGGGTCATCAGGGAAGACATCAGGGATCTTGAACAGATCAGAAACATTCAGTTGTTGAATCTCATGCTTGATATCTTGAGAAGGCGGGTTGGGTCGACTATTGTATATTCAAACATTGCAGAAGACCTTCAGGTAGCACATAAAACAATCAAAAACTGGCTTGAAGTTCTTGAACGCATGTACCTTGTATTTTCCATCCGGCCTTTTACCCGGTCTATTCCCCGGTCTATCCTGAAGCCCCCAAGGTCTATTTTTTTGACAACGGTGATGTGATCGGTGACGAGGGTGCATGTTTTGAAAACTTGGTGGCATCTTCCCTGTTGAAGAGGCTTCATTTTCTTGAGGACAGGGAAGGTTACCGATACGAATTACGCTACATCAGAGACAAGGAACATCGGGAAGTGGATTTCGTCATTTTAAGGGATGGCATTCTGGAAGAGTTGATAGAGGTTAAATACGGAGACAAGAAAGTTTCCAGATCCTTGAAATATTATGCTGCAAGGCTGAGGCCGGAAAAAGCCACCCAGATAGTTGCTGAGCTGAAAAATTCTTACGATGAGAACGGGATCACTGTGATTGGCCCGGAAGAATATTTTTGTGGCAATTCGGTCTGGTAAAACTTTTGGTCCATCCGAAGTAGTGGTCAAGTAAAAACGGACACAAACGGAATATGTCAATGAAAATGAGACACCGTTGGTGATAAATTAGAGTAGCGCATGCTGAGTACCCTGCGGTTTGTTTATCCATGCTGCTTCCGCCAGGTGCTGATATTGGAATGATAGAGCCCTTCCCGCCAGAGCAGTGCACCGATCTCACCAGGTTGGCGACATGATTCGTATTCCTGCAGAATGTGCAGTTTGTATGCGGCAGTAAAACGTCTTTTGGGCTTTTTCTCTGGTACTTCCGGATCCGAAGGCGAAAAGGTGCCGGGCTGGTGGTTGCCATCATTCGCCGTTGTCCGATTCTGCATGGGCTCGCATTGTAATTGTCCAGTTTTCATGTGAGAACTCCTACCCGCCCTACACTAATTTTGAAAGGATTAGGTGTCTCACTTACATTGACACAGAGGGATGGATTGGGGAAAGATCTTGTTATACCCTCTTGGCTTTTATCTGCTTAAAAATGGAATTACATTGGAGGTCAAACCCTTTAGGAAAAGTAGCCCATAACCTGCCGTTCTTTAAAAGATTGACCGCAAAAAATTTCACACAAAAAAATTGACAGTACCACACCGGAAATGACAAGCTAGGCAAACTGGGAAACGGATTTGACGACACTTGTCTTGTTTGGCCTAGCAAGTCATCCAGTCCCAAGGGACCAACTTCGTTAACCGGATTATTTAGGGCGAAAGCATAGAGATTTACGCCTCCGGTTTCTCCGATCGGATCCCTGGTGATCCACTTGGCCATGGCGGGGTTGTAATACCGGTATCCGTAGTAGACAAGGCCAAGTTCAGCAAAGTATCTCTTTGTAGAAAACCCGAACGGCTGGTCCAGGGAGCCGGTGCTTGCAAGCAGGCGGCCGAAGGTGCTGTACTGATACGATGCCACAATATTCGCTGTCGAGTCAACAACCGCGCTGACATTGCCCTTGCCATCGTAAAGGTAAGAATAGTCCTTTCCGGACCTGTGCAGGTTGAGCAGGCCAAGGCTCCAGGTGTACTGAGAAATAATGTTGTTGTCCTTGTCCCGGTCCTGGAAAGCCAGAAGGCCGTTTCTGACTATCCGCAGTTTGGCTTTGGGAACCTGGTTTTCAAACTCCTCCACCTGGGCCAGAAAGCCGCGGTAATCATAGGTAAACTTCTTCTGATAAATAAACCCCGTTGCGGCTGTAGGCGATTGTACACAGGCGGTTTTCGGCATCGTAGGCGGCCTTAAAAACCGTGCCGTCAGGCAGATAACCTTTTGGCAGGTTGCCGTCGGAATCGTAGCTGTAACTTCTGTCAGGATTTTGAATGGATTAAATGTTTTTATCTCCCGTTTTCCGAGTATTTTTTAATAAATATGATTTTAATACGTGTGCTTCATCATTTCGTTTTTTGATAATAATATCATGATACCCTAACATAAACCCAAATTATGCGTTAACGGTGTAACTTTCTAAACAAAAGTGCCCCCAAATGTAGTAATAGAAGGGTATCGAATAAACCACTAAGACTACAAAGGAGGCACTCAAAAGGTGA
It encodes the following:
- a CDS encoding RHS repeat-associated core domain-containing protein produces the protein MPKTACVQSPTAATGFIYQKKFTYDYRGFLAQVEEFENQVPKAKLRIVRNGLLAFQDRDKDNNIISQYTWSLGLLNLHRSGKDYSYLYDGKGNVSAVVDSTANIVASYQYSTFGRLLASTGSLDQPFGFSTKRYFAELGLVYYGYRYYNPAMAKWITRDPIGETGGVNLYAFALNNPVNEVGPLGLDDLLGQTRQVSSNPFPSLPSLSFPVWYCQFFCVKFFAVNLLKNGRLWATFPKGFDLQCNSIFKQIKAKRV
- a CDS encoding DUF4143 domain-containing protein: MIGDEGACFENLVASSLLKRLHFLEDREGYRYELRYIRDKEHREVDFVILRDGILEELIEVKYGDKKVSRSLKYYAARLRPEKATQIVAELKNSYDENGITVIGPEEYFCGNSVW
- a CDS encoding tetratricopeptide repeat protein, whose translation is MQDQLERGEALFAEGKLDEAEKCFLSVIEKDPNNKEAHNNLGVIAFQRQDIKKAQNYFLTALKLDPFYQDAIDNLIALRGGDDETAKETGTVNFTNTLRKHVRIVNNRKIFIVDYCRGKHVLHIGCVDRGLVRQRLKDTTHLHHQLSLVAKRLIGIDVDKAGIDLLRRVGFSQVYVVDVENEIIPANLMKDIEVIVIPEVMEHLSNPGNFLDNLKRLDFSGDIIVSVPNAFSYRVVTLVKDNNIELVHPDHNFYFSPTTLETLLRKHGFKTIDQILYYWPTDDALGHELRNVLKQSPYLAEGLISLVKDSRYSE
- a CDS encoding ATP-binding protein, translating into MVFIGGPRQVGKTTLARFLLQKHFPKGRYFNWDFDEDRQDILKKRWRDDSPLLIFDELHKYPHWKQWIKGIYDVLGENHRILVSGSARLDVYRRGGDSLIGRYHYWRLHPFSLDERPAGMSCQEAFGRLMAVGGFPEPFLDGSEHFARRWRRERFSRVIREDIRDLEQIRNIQLLNLMLDILRRRVGSTIVYSNIAEDLQVAHKTIKNWLEVLERMYLVFSIRPFTRSIPRSILKPPRSIFLTTVM